Proteins encoded in a region of the Brevundimonas vesicularis genome:
- a CDS encoding LPS-assembly protein LptD, with the protein MATPAWAQTTPPAAAAPSDGLPPEAVYVDADNARREGDNIIVSGTPENRAYVRTRGHVLRGENLSYDLNAGSATAEGRVEAIAPDGTVVYASRLELDENLETGVAVDFATRLANGASLMAATAVRRSENVSELNYARFTPCPICDDGGPKTPTISIQAEKVTQDEQLRAILYRNAVFYIGPVPVFYTPFFAHPDPSVERASGFLVPIVNYDEGRGVSVEVPYLQVVSPSEDWLISPQINTRVAPLLNLQWRRRFANGMIVARGGYTYEREFGDFDRDGDGDFESNVKFGDREHRSYLLSHGEFDPDGPWRFGFTAERTSDKTLFDRYDVRSPYQDNGLYYGDRRRLISQIYAEHQTDRSYVSVAAFSIQSLRLNPAFAATDFRDANGFKVFEDDDTLPLVAPLIDARWEPRELVFGGRLRLKGSAVSLYRDAFVGAPILNPEIVPPVTTGLAGVDSRRITGQVEWRRAIILPVGVRVEPFVDTRVDLYSMSDLPPMMGVDTDETVSRSRFSAGVDVAYPLIKRIADADIILEPVGQVSVSNKVSLDRRIPIEDSQVLELDESSLFRMDRFSGYDLLEGGARVTAGGRATIRWAEGRKASLFVGRSYRFDQQDDFKTSIPDDPARLYDPTGLASETSDWVVQGDFSPSDRIRSWFHATVDGSGEVRRAEAALDGRWGRRNLATVSYILDQSNPVDGPLNRNYEFVQLAGQQFVFQNWGFTVAGIADLDQNEITRSEVGVLFDDDCLRFELGYRRDNTRARPGGPSEGIYVRLNLATFGGSGYGQGDMR; encoded by the coding sequence TTGGCGACGCCCGCATGGGCGCAAACGACCCCTCCTGCCGCTGCCGCGCCTTCCGACGGCCTGCCGCCCGAAGCGGTCTATGTCGATGCCGACAATGCGCGTCGCGAAGGCGACAACATCATCGTCAGCGGCACGCCCGAGAACCGCGCCTATGTCCGCACGCGCGGCCATGTGCTGCGCGGCGAGAACCTGTCCTATGATTTGAACGCCGGTTCGGCGACGGCCGAAGGCCGCGTCGAGGCTATCGCGCCCGACGGCACCGTGGTCTACGCCAGCCGTCTCGAGCTGGACGAAAACCTGGAGACCGGCGTCGCCGTGGATTTCGCCACGCGTCTGGCCAACGGCGCCAGTCTGATGGCCGCAACGGCTGTGCGTCGTAGCGAGAATGTCAGCGAGCTGAACTACGCCCGCTTCACCCCCTGCCCGATCTGCGACGATGGTGGTCCCAAGACGCCGACCATCTCCATCCAGGCGGAAAAGGTGACGCAGGACGAGCAGTTGCGCGCGATCCTGTATCGCAACGCTGTGTTCTACATCGGCCCGGTGCCCGTCTTCTACACGCCCTTCTTCGCCCACCCCGATCCCTCGGTGGAGCGGGCCTCAGGCTTCCTGGTGCCCATCGTCAACTATGACGAGGGTCGCGGCGTCTCCGTCGAGGTTCCCTATCTGCAAGTCGTATCGCCGTCCGAGGACTGGCTGATCAGCCCGCAGATCAACACCAGGGTCGCCCCGCTGCTGAACCTGCAATGGCGCCGAAGGTTCGCCAACGGCATGATCGTGGCGCGCGGCGGCTATACCTACGAGCGCGAGTTCGGCGACTTCGATCGGGACGGCGACGGCGATTTCGAAAGCAACGTCAAGTTCGGCGATCGCGAACACCGCAGCTATCTGTTGTCGCACGGCGAGTTCGATCCGGATGGCCCGTGGCGGTTCGGCTTCACGGCCGAGCGCACCTCGGACAAGACGCTGTTCGATCGCTACGATGTGCGCTCTCCGTATCAGGACAACGGCCTGTATTACGGCGACCGCCGTCGTCTGATCAGCCAGATCTACGCCGAACATCAGACCGATCGGTCCTATGTTTCGGTCGCGGCCTTCTCGATCCAGAGCCTGCGCCTGAACCCGGCCTTCGCCGCGACAGATTTCCGCGACGCCAACGGCTTCAAGGTGTTCGAGGACGACGACACCCTGCCCTTGGTCGCCCCGTTGATCGATGCCCGCTGGGAACCGCGCGAGCTCGTCTTCGGCGGCCGGCTGCGCCTGAAGGGCTCGGCCGTTTCTCTCTACCGCGACGCTTTCGTCGGCGCGCCGATCCTGAATCCGGAAATCGTTCCCCCCGTCACGACAGGTCTGGCCGGCGTGGACAGCCGCCGCATCACGGGCCAGGTGGAATGGCGACGGGCGATCATCCTGCCCGTCGGCGTGCGGGTGGAGCCGTTCGTCGATACGCGCGTCGATCTCTATTCCATGTCCGACCTGCCTCCGATGATGGGCGTCGACACCGACGAGACGGTCAGTCGGTCCAGATTCAGCGCGGGCGTGGATGTCGCCTATCCTCTGATCAAACGCATCGCCGACGCCGACATCATCTTGGAGCCGGTGGGTCAGGTCTCGGTCTCTAACAAGGTCAGCCTGGACCGCCGCATCCCCATCGAGGACTCCCAGGTTCTGGAGTTGGACGAGTCGTCGCTGTTCCGCATGGATCGCTTCTCCGGCTACGATCTGCTGGAAGGCGGCGCGCGCGTGACGGCGGGCGGGCGCGCCACGATTCGCTGGGCTGAAGGGCGCAAGGCCAGCCTGTTCGTGGGACGCAGCTATCGTTTCGACCAGCAGGACGACTTCAAGACGTCCATTCCCGATGATCCCGCGCGTCTCTATGACCCGACGGGTCTGGCCTCCGAGACCTCCGACTGGGTGGTCCAGGGCGACTTCTCGCCGTCGGATCGCATCCGCAGCTGGTTCCACGCCACGGTGGATGGTTCTGGCGAGGTACGTCGCGCCGAAGCGGCGCTGGACGGCCGCTGGGGGCGCCGCAACCTGGCCACCGTCAGCTACATTCTGGATCAGTCGAACCCCGTCGACGGGCCGCTGAACCGCAACTACGAATTCGTCCAGTTGGCGGGACAGCAGTTCGTCTTCCAGAACTGGGGCTTCACCGTCGCCGGCATCGCCGATCTGGACCAGAACGAGATCACGCGATCCGAAGTCGGCGTGCTGTTCGACGACGACTGCCTGCGGTTCGAACTGGGCTATCGGCGCGACAACACCCGCGCACGGCCGGGCGGCCCGTCGGAAGGCATCTATGTGCGCCTAAACCTCGCCACTTTCGGAGGTTCAGGTTATGGACAGGGCGATATGCGTTGA
- a CDS encoding peptidylprolyl isomerase, with the protein MGLMRYSTGAALAAVLLAGSAYAQTAPAPAQTPTPAQGPAAGAPNPAAEEAPTTARPAPQFEMADGIVATVNDKIITGFDLRQRMLMLIASSQVQPTEQNLPAIQQAALNALIEDRLKDQEMAKFETLKVTDEEVDGEIAEMARAAGTTPQAYMQFLQQGGIQPAAFRDNLRTQIGWSQLIPGRFNSRARASTLQVDQEVRRLNEAASKPQFLLGEIYIDAARVGGAQAALNGARQLVQQIIQGAPFQAVAQQFSAAPSASARVPGDAGWVVKDSLQPAVQSVLEQLQPGQLSNPIVVDGGVYILYLRDKRDGASTSLVSLKQVMVELPETASEADLAAATAKLEGLRNGLTCDNIISQARATQGVLGADLGESDVANLAPQFQQFARTGEIGSVSTPIRTPLGLHLVAVCGRRVGGPEAPNRQQVENRLRAQNLAVLERRYLRDLRSDALIEFK; encoded by the coding sequence ATGGGTTTGATGCGTTATTCGACGGGGGCTGCGCTCGCGGCAGTCCTCCTCGCCGGTTCGGCCTATGCCCAGACGGCGCCCGCTCCGGCACAGACCCCCACGCCCGCGCAAGGTCCTGCGGCCGGCGCGCCGAACCCGGCGGCGGAGGAAGCCCCGACGACGGCGCGCCCCGCCCCTCAGTTCGAAATGGCGGACGGCATCGTCGCCACGGTCAACGACAAGATCATCACCGGCTTTGATCTGCGTCAGCGCATGCTGATGCTGATCGCCTCGTCTCAGGTTCAGCCGACCGAGCAGAACCTGCCCGCCATTCAGCAGGCCGCCCTGAACGCCCTGATCGAGGATCGCCTCAAAGATCAGGAGATGGCCAAGTTCGAGACCCTGAAGGTCACGGACGAGGAAGTCGACGGCGAGATCGCCGAAATGGCCCGCGCCGCCGGCACGACGCCGCAGGCCTATATGCAGTTCCTGCAACAGGGCGGCATCCAGCCCGCCGCCTTCCGCGACAACCTGCGCACCCAGATCGGCTGGAGCCAGCTGATCCCGGGTCGCTTCAACAGCCGCGCCCGCGCCAGCACTCTTCAGGTCGATCAGGAAGTCCGCCGGCTGAACGAGGCCGCCTCCAAGCCCCAGTTCCTGCTCGGTGAAATCTATATCGACGCCGCCCGGGTCGGCGGCGCGCAGGCGGCCCTGAACGGCGCCCGTCAGCTGGTTCAGCAGATCATCCAGGGCGCGCCGTTCCAGGCCGTCGCCCAGCAGTTCTCCGCCGCCCCCTCGGCCAGCGCCCGCGTGCCGGGCGATGCAGGCTGGGTGGTCAAGGATTCGCTTCAGCCGGCTGTGCAGTCAGTGTTGGAACAGCTCCAGCCGGGCCAGCTGTCGAACCCGATCGTCGTCGATGGCGGCGTCTATATCCTCTACCTGCGCGACAAGCGTGACGGCGCCTCCACCAGCCTGGTATCGCTGAAGCAGGTCATGGTCGAACTGCCAGAAACCGCGTCGGAAGCTGATCTGGCCGCCGCGACCGCCAAGCTGGAAGGTCTGCGTAACGGCTTGACCTGCGACAACATCATCTCCCAGGCCCGCGCGACACAGGGCGTCCTGGGCGCCGATCTCGGCGAATCCGACGTCGCCAACCTGGCGCCCCAGTTCCAGCAGTTCGCCCGCACCGGCGAAATCGGTTCAGTCTCGACGCCGATCCGCACCCCGCTGGGCCTGCACTTGGTCGCCGTCTGCGGTCGTCGTGTCGGCGGACCGGAAGCGCCGAACCGTCAGCAGGTCGAAAACCGTCTGCGCGCCCAGAACCTGGCCGTGCTGGAGCGCCGCTATCTGCGCGACCTGCGCAGCGACGCCCTGATCGAGTTCAAATGA
- the pdxA gene encoding 4-hydroxythreonine-4-phosphate dehydrogenase PdxA → MTPAVAPLVLTLGEPAGVGPEIVAAAWKALRAEPTPFAVIGDAALLRAQGVAVAEVGTPGDARDLFGSALPVLHRSLPASVLVGSPDPANASAVADGIEEAVSFALSGEASGVVTAPIAKAPMYASGFRFPGHTEFIAELTADAPYAGTRGPVMMLTAQNLRACLVTIHVALDQVPELVTAERVARTARVVHESLKRDFAIARPRLAMAALNPHAGEGGALGLQERDILIPVAEQLRAEGIDITDPRPADTLFHDQARATYDAAICMYHDQALIPVKTLDFWGGVNVSLGLPIIRTSPDHGTGFDIAGKGVARPDSLIAAIRLASEMAAARAAR, encoded by the coding sequence ATGACCCCAGCGGTCGCGCCTCTGGTTCTGACGCTGGGCGAACCCGCCGGCGTCGGGCCGGAGATCGTGGCCGCCGCCTGGAAAGCGTTGCGCGCCGAGCCGACGCCCTTCGCCGTCATCGGCGACGCCGCGCTGCTGCGCGCACAAGGCGTCGCCGTGGCTGAAGTCGGGACTCCCGGTGACGCTCGTGATCTGTTCGGCTCCGCCCTTCCCGTCCTTCATCGCTCCCTGCCCGCGTCGGTCCTGGTCGGGTCGCCCGATCCGGCCAATGCCTCGGCCGTCGCGGACGGGATCGAGGAGGCGGTCAGCTTCGCCCTGTCCGGCGAGGCGTCCGGCGTCGTCACCGCCCCGATCGCCAAGGCGCCGATGTACGCCTCGGGCTTTCGCTTTCCCGGCCATACCGAGTTCATCGCCGAACTGACCGCCGATGCGCCCTATGCCGGCACGCGAGGGCCGGTGATGATGCTGACGGCCCAGAATCTGCGCGCCTGTCTCGTCACCATTCACGTCGCCCTGGACCAGGTGCCGGAACTGGTCACGGCCGAGCGTGTCGCCCGCACTGCCCGCGTCGTCCACGAAAGTTTGAAACGCGACTTCGCCATCGCTCGCCCACGCTTGGCCATGGCGGCCCTCAATCCCCACGCGGGCGAAGGCGGCGCACTTGGTCTGCAAGAACGCGACATCCTGATCCCCGTCGCCGAACAGCTTCGCGCCGAGGGCATCGACATCACCGACCCCCGACCGGCCGACACCCTGTTCCATGACCAGGCGCGCGCGACCTATGACGCCGCCATCTGCATGTATCACGATCAGGCCCTGATCCCGGTCAAGACGCTGGACTTCTGGGGCGGGGTCAACGTCTCCCTGGGCCTGCCCATCATCCGCACCTCGCCCGATCACGGGACCGGTTTCGACATCGCCGGCAAGGGCGTCGCGCGTCCGGACAGTCTGATCGCCGCCATTCGACTGGCATCGGAGATGGCGGCGGCCCGCGCCGCGCGCTAA
- the rsmA gene encoding 16S rRNA (adenine(1518)-N(6)/adenine(1519)-N(6))-dimethyltransferase RsmA, with protein MTDLPSLRETLDAHGLSAKKSFGQHFLLDLNVTRKIVRLAGSFDGRAVIEVGPGPGGLTRALLESDAGAVVLVEKDPRFIPLLTELDDGSGRLTIVEADALKVKEADLVSGPTHLVSNLPYNVGTPLLIKWLTGPWLPHSLTLMFQKEVAERVAAGPGEDAYGRLAVIAQAVCTARIVMHLPAAAFTPPPKVASAVVHLVPLYERPSPERLKKLERVTAAAFGQRRKMLRSSLKQLGGAALCEAAGIEPDARAETIDVAGFLQLADALQ; from the coding sequence GTGACCGACCTTCCCTCTCTCCGCGAAACCCTCGACGCCCATGGCCTTTCGGCAAAGAAGAGCTTTGGCCAGCATTTCCTGCTGGACCTGAACGTCACCCGCAAGATCGTGCGGCTGGCCGGTTCCTTCGACGGACGCGCGGTGATCGAGGTCGGCCCCGGCCCCGGCGGCCTGACCCGCGCCCTGCTGGAATCCGACGCCGGCGCCGTGGTGCTGGTGGAAAAGGATCCGCGCTTCATTCCCTTGCTGACCGAACTGGACGACGGCTCCGGTCGCCTGACCATCGTCGAAGCCGATGCGCTGAAGGTGAAGGAGGCCGATCTGGTCTCAGGCCCGACCCATCTGGTGTCCAACCTGCCCTACAATGTCGGCACTCCTCTGCTGATCAAATGGCTGACCGGCCCGTGGCTGCCCCACAGCCTGACCCTGATGTTCCAGAAGGAAGTCGCCGAGCGCGTCGCCGCAGGGCCGGGCGAGGACGCCTACGGCCGTCTGGCCGTCATCGCCCAGGCCGTCTGCACCGCCCGCATCGTCATGCATCTGCCTGCCGCCGCCTTCACGCCGCCGCCCAAGGTGGCCTCGGCCGTCGTCCATCTGGTTCCGCTGTATGAGCGCCCGTCGCCGGAACGCCTGAAGAAGCTGGAACGCGTCACCGCCGCCGCCTTCGGCCAGCGCCGCAAGATGCTGCGGTCCAGCCTGAAACAACTGGGCGGCGCCGCCCTGTGCGAGGCCGCCGGCATTGAGCCCGACGCCCGCGCCGAAACCATTGATGTCGCGGGCTTCCTGCAACTGGCGGATGCCCTTCAATGA
- a CDS encoding pyridoxal phosphate-dependent aminotransferase translates to MTVEPFRAISVSRLAHQLKSEGRSIIHMEFGQPSTGAPAAAIARAHQVLDADAMGYWESPDLRNRIARLYDERYGVAVDPNRILLTCGASPALVLALSTLFKPGDRIALARPGYVAYRNSLRALHLEPVEIACGPETRFQLTAAQLQALDPAPAGIIIASPANPTGTIIPDAELAAIAEVCRARNIAIVSDEIYHGLSYVGPTPSMLQFAPDAVVINSFSKYWSMAGWRLGWLLVPEARIDAARAYIGNMFLTPPSLSQHAGLVAMDAIDELEAHIQTYARNRQLMLEALPALGLRKIAPPDGAFYIWADIGHLTNDSVAFCEHLLRDTGVATAPGVDFDPVEGHHFVRFSFAVSTPEIEDALSRLRPWFAALA, encoded by the coding sequence ATGACCGTCGAACCGTTCCGCGCCATCTCCGTCAGCCGCCTGGCGCATCAGCTCAAGAGCGAAGGTCGTTCGATCATCCATATGGAGTTCGGCCAGCCCTCCACGGGCGCGCCCGCCGCCGCGATTGCGCGAGCGCATCAGGTGCTGGACGCCGATGCGATGGGCTATTGGGAAAGTCCCGATCTGCGCAATCGGATCGCGCGCCTCTACGACGAGCGATACGGCGTCGCCGTCGATCCCAATCGCATCCTGCTGACCTGCGGGGCCTCACCAGCCCTGGTGCTGGCGCTCAGCACCCTGTTCAAGCCCGGCGATCGGATCGCCCTGGCTCGGCCCGGCTATGTCGCCTATCGCAACAGCCTGCGCGCCCTGCATCTTGAGCCGGTGGAGATCGCCTGCGGTCCCGAGACCCGGTTTCAGCTCACCGCCGCCCAACTCCAGGCGCTGGATCCCGCCCCTGCAGGCATCATCATCGCCAGCCCCGCCAACCCGACCGGCACCATCATCCCGGACGCCGAGCTGGCCGCCATCGCCGAGGTCTGCCGCGCGCGCAACATCGCCATCGTGTCGGACGAGATCTACCACGGCCTCAGCTACGTCGGCCCGACGCCCTCGATGCTGCAGTTTGCGCCCGACGCCGTGGTCATCAACAGCTTCTCCAAATACTGGAGCATGGCGGGCTGGCGCCTGGGTTGGCTCCTGGTCCCGGAGGCGCGGATCGACGCCGCCCGCGCCTATATCGGCAACATGTTCCTGACCCCGCCCAGCCTCAGCCAGCATGCCGGTCTGGTCGCCATGGACGCGATCGATGAGCTGGAAGCCCATATCCAGACCTACGCCCGCAACCGCCAGCTCATGCTGGAGGCCCTGCCCGCACTGGGTCTGCGTAAGATCGCGCCTCCCGACGGCGCCTTCTACATCTGGGCGGACATCGGCCATCTGACGAACGACAGCGTGGCCTTCTGCGAGCATTTGCTGCGCGACACCGGCGTCGCCACCGCGCCCGGCGTCGACTTCGACCCCGTCGAAGGCCACCACTTCGTCCGCTTCAGCTTCGCCGTCTCGACCCCCGAGATCGAAGACGCCTTGAGCCGCCTGCGTCCCTGGTTCGCGGCCCTGGCTTAA
- a CDS encoding ATP-binding protein, whose protein sequence is MLRWVPLWLAVAVLVQAFELWAMAPFRRADASQSPLSVFVALASTTVMATTYAAMALMVWSTNHPALVTLAALTMAGGLLTNVASGIASRRIFFIGGSPYLAALALMPAIKVIQGDIRGVVVMTLSAILFVGMVLNIYWRVHGSREAEVKSRAEAETRLEQAQAAMADRAAMAAIVSHELRTPVSAILAGAHVIRDGKSPEHRQETADLIIDAGRLMTGMLNDLLDHSKMEAGAMAMESRDFELGDLMRDTVRFWAAPAADKGLTLDMSGVDSEAVWLRGDPYRLRQIINNLVSNAIKFTPSGAIRLEASAPRGDGKHCLTLTVIDQGAGIAPDAMNRLFTPFAQGSAEVARTYGGTGLGLTVSRELARLMGGDLTVESTPGQGAAFTLCVDLPAGQRTQALDGQETAAPVLARRLRVLAVDDHEINRRTISLVLQPLDVDLTTASDGHLALALLSEKAFDVVLMDVNMPGIDGNETTRRLRASDGPNADAPVIGFSAGTEAEQVQACYAAGMTDWLAKPLEPKKLYDTLHRATSTAAPAKAA, encoded by the coding sequence ATGCTGCGATGGGTCCCGCTGTGGCTGGCGGTCGCGGTTCTGGTTCAGGCGTTCGAACTGTGGGCCATGGCGCCGTTCAGACGCGCCGATGCGTCGCAGAGCCCGCTGTCCGTGTTTGTCGCCCTGGCGTCCACCACTGTGATGGCGACGACCTATGCCGCGATGGCCCTGATGGTCTGGTCCACCAACCATCCAGCGCTGGTGACGCTCGCCGCCCTGACGATGGCGGGCGGGCTATTGACCAATGTCGCGTCCGGCATCGCCTCGCGTCGGATATTCTTCATCGGCGGCAGCCCTTATCTGGCGGCGCTGGCCTTGATGCCGGCGATTAAGGTGATCCAGGGCGATATCCGCGGGGTCGTGGTCATGACCCTGTCCGCCATCCTGTTCGTCGGCATGGTGCTGAACATCTACTGGCGGGTGCACGGATCACGCGAAGCCGAGGTGAAATCCCGGGCGGAAGCGGAAACGCGGCTGGAGCAGGCGCAGGCGGCCATGGCCGATCGCGCGGCGATGGCGGCGATCGTCAGCCATGAGCTGCGTACGCCTGTCAGCGCCATCCTGGCCGGCGCCCATGTCATTCGTGATGGCAAGTCGCCGGAGCACCGCCAGGAGACGGCCGACCTGATCATCGACGCCGGACGATTGATGACCGGCATGCTGAACGATCTGCTGGACCACTCCAAGATGGAGGCCGGGGCGATGGCGATGGAAAGCCGCGACTTCGAGCTGGGCGATTTGATGCGCGATACGGTGCGGTTCTGGGCGGCGCCGGCGGCGGACAAGGGACTGACGCTGGACATGTCGGGCGTGGACAGCGAGGCGGTGTGGCTGCGCGGGGACCCCTATCGTCTGCGCCAGATCATCAACAACCTTGTGTCCAACGCGATCAAGTTCACGCCGTCGGGCGCGATCCGTCTTGAAGCGTCGGCGCCGCGTGGCGACGGGAAGCACTGTCTGACCCTGACCGTCATCGACCAGGGCGCCGGCATTGCGCCAGACGCGATGAACCGGCTGTTCACACCCTTCGCGCAGGGGTCCGCCGAGGTGGCGCGCACCTATGGCGGGACGGGCTTGGGCCTGACCGTCAGTCGTGAACTGGCGCGGTTGATGGGCGGCGACCTGACGGTCGAGAGCACGCCGGGGCAGGGCGCGGCCTTCACCCTATGTGTCGATCTGCCAGCGGGTCAGCGGACGCAGGCTTTGGACGGGCAGGAGACGGCGGCGCCCGTTCTGGCCCGGCGGCTTCGCGTCCTGGCCGTGGACGATCACGAGATCAATCGCCGCACGATCTCGCTCGTGCTTCAGCCGCTGGATGTCGATCTGACCACGGCCTCTGACGGCCATCTGGCGCTGGCGCTGCTGTCGGAGAAAGCGTTCGACGTGGTGCTGATGGATGTGAATATGCCGGGCATCGATGGCAACGAGACGACACGGCGATTGCGCGCGTCTGACGGCCCCAATGCGGACGCCCCGGTGATCGGGTTCAGCGCGGGCACGGAGGCCGAACAGGTGCAGGCCTGCTACGCGGCCGGCATGACGGACTGGTTGGCCAAGCCGCTGGAGCCGAAGAAGCTCTACGACACCCTGCACCGGGCGACATCGACGGCGGCGCCGGCGAAGGCGGCTTAA
- the gmk gene encoding guanylate kinase, producing the protein MSNERSPRRGVLLIVASPSGAGKTSLCRRLMADHGGLELSVSMTTRGIRPGEVHGRDYNFVGHDEFQRLIDEDAFLEWADVHGNRYGSPRGPVDKALAEGRDVLFDIDWQGARDVAEKCPEDAVRVFILPPSLEELRRRLVTRSQDADDVIERRVANAKGEIEHCDAFDYVLVNEDFDRSYAELAHIYHAERSRRFRNLWVGDYKAALLNEAV; encoded by the coding sequence ATGTCGAATGAACGCAGCCCCCGCCGGGGCGTCCTCCTGATCGTCGCCAGTCCTTCGGGCGCCGGCAAGACCTCGCTGTGCCGCCGGTTGATGGCCGATCACGGTGGTCTGGAGCTGTCCGTCTCCATGACCACGCGCGGCATTCGGCCAGGCGAGGTGCATGGGCGCGACTACAACTTCGTCGGCCATGACGAGTTTCAGCGCCTGATCGACGAGGACGCCTTCCTGGAATGGGCGGACGTCCACGGCAATCGCTACGGCAGCCCGCGTGGGCCTGTGGACAAGGCGCTGGCCGAGGGACGCGACGTCCTGTTCGACATCGACTGGCAGGGCGCGCGCGACGTGGCCGAGAAATGTCCCGAGGACGCCGTGCGCGTCTTCATCCTGCCGCCCAGCCTGGAAGAGCTGCGTCGCCGTCTCGTCACCCGCTCACAGGACGCCGACGACGTGATCGAGCGACGTGTGGCCAACGCCAAGGGCGAAATCGAACACTGCGACGCCTTTGACTATGTACTGGTGAACGAGGACTTCGACCGGTCCTACGCCGAACTGGCTCACATCTATCACGCTGAGCGTTCGCGCCGGTTCAGGAACCTGTGGGTCGGCGACTACAAGGCCGCCCTTCTGAACGAAGCCGTCTGA
- a CDS encoding YicC/YloC family endoribonuclease produces the protein MSTLSGMTGFGRADGAGEGWTWSVEARSVNGRNLEVRFRGPNGFDGLERAAKAAGQARFARGQVTIGVQAKRAEAGEAAVTINAAVLARYLTLANELAEDGATPPSADGLLALRGVIEAPEEADDPEARAAVEAAMTRTVEEALDALKASRQNEGAQLTPVLDEFIARIEALVAQAEGEAAAQVEAIRDRFTRRISELAPDAPGLEDRIFLEAAALATKADVREELDRLTAHVASARQLVASVPAGRKLDFLMQEFMREANTLCSKSATTALTGIGLELKAVIEQLREQVQNVE, from the coding sequence ATGAGCACGCTATCTGGCATGACCGGCTTCGGCCGGGCCGACGGGGCCGGCGAAGGCTGGACCTGGTCGGTCGAGGCGCGCTCGGTCAATGGGCGCAATCTGGAGGTCCGATTCCGTGGGCCAAACGGTTTCGACGGGCTGGAGCGCGCAGCCAAGGCGGCCGGCCAGGCGCGGTTCGCGCGGGGTCAGGTCACCATCGGCGTTCAGGCCAAGCGAGCCGAAGCCGGCGAGGCGGCAGTCACAATCAACGCCGCCGTGCTGGCGCGCTATCTGACGCTGGCGAACGAACTGGCTGAAGACGGCGCAACGCCGCCGTCCGCCGACGGCCTGCTGGCCCTGCGCGGCGTGATCGAGGCGCCCGAGGAGGCGGACGATCCCGAGGCGCGGGCGGCGGTCGAGGCGGCCATGACCCGCACAGTCGAAGAGGCGCTGGATGCGCTGAAGGCGTCACGCCAGAACGAGGGCGCGCAACTGACGCCGGTGCTGGACGAATTCATCGCTCGGATCGAGGCGCTGGTCGCCCAGGCGGAAGGTGAGGCGGCCGCGCAGGTCGAGGCTATTCGCGATCGCTTCACCCGCCGAATTTCCGAACTGGCGCCCGATGCGCCGGGGCTTGAGGACCGGATTTTTCTGGAAGCAGCCGCTCTGGCGACCAAGGCCGATGTGCGCGAGGAGCTGGATCGGCTGACCGCCCATGTCGCCTCGGCGCGTCAGCTTGTGGCCTCGGTGCCCGCCGGGCGGAAACTCGACTTCCTGATGCAAGAATTCATGCGTGAGGCCAACACGCTGTGCTCGAAATCCGCTACGACCGCGCTCACCGGAATCGGCCTGGAGCTCAAGGCCGTCATCGAACAGTTGCGTGAGCAGGTCCAGAATGTCGAATGA